The genomic window ATCTGTGATGATCTCTTTACATTCCCGTATCATCTGCACGTGGGAAGATTCAGCAAGGACAGGCCAACAATCGTGGATGTGCTTGGAAAATCGAGTTATAAAAGAATAGGCGTCCTTGAAAAGAGATCGAACTGAAAGTCCCGTAGGGTAGCAGGTCAATCCTAGTGGGCTTTGGACCCGCTGACGGTGGTTCGAATCCGCCCGGGACTATTTCCACAGCGTCAAATATAACGGAGAGATTATTGATGAAGGAACAGGTTGAAGTAAGATCCCTCAAGAAGGGAAAGTACATAATGGTAGATGATGAGCCGTGTGTGATTGTGGGGCTTTCCACATCAAAACCAGGCAAGCATGGATCTGCGAAAGCGAGAATGGATGTCATTGGCATTTTTGATAATCAGAAACGCTCTGTTGTACAGCCAGTCACGGCAAAGGTCTATGTGCCGATCGTTGAGCGAAAGACGGGACAGGTGTTATCTGTGAATGGGAATGTCGTCCAGCTTATGGATATGGGCGATTACACAACGATTGAGATTGAAACCACGGATGAGATGCTCGCAAAGATTGAGCCAGGCAAAGAGATACCTTACATCACCTCGATGGGAAAGTATAAGATCGAGATCAGGTAGATGTATACAGAGCCCCTTTTTGCAGCTTCTCGATCTGCGTATGCAGATGCAAAGGTTGTAATTCTTGGGATGCCACTTGAGAAGAGTGTATCCTTCAGGGGTGGATGCAGGTTTGCACCCGATGCGATCAGAACAGCTTCGCGCAATCTTGAATGGTATAGCTTTCGGTATGATACCGATCTTGCAGATGCTCTGATCTGTGATATGGGGGATCTCGATGTAAATCTACCGATCACTGATCTCAAGATGCTGGTCAACGGTGCAATCGAGGATATTCTGCGTGATGGCAAACTTCCGATTGTGATGGGTGGCGAACATACGGTGAGCAGCTTTATCGTGCCTGCAACAGGGGTAGATACCGTGATCATCTTTGATGCGCATCCTGATCTGCGAGATAGTTATGGTGGAGATGAATACGCCCATGCCTGCACATCAAGGCGGATCGTTGAGGCGATCGGGGCTGAGAATGTTGCGATAATCGGCGTGAGGTCTGGATCAAAGGAGGAGTTTGAGTATGCAAAGGATGAGAAAATTCTCGTCCACTCAAGCGAGGATCTATCATCTCAGGGTCCTGATAAGATAATAGACGATCTTAAATCCTGGATCGGTGATGATAAAATCTACATCTCAATCGATATGGATGTTCTCGATCCTTCTTTTGCACCTGCCGTCTCAAACCCGGAACCTTACGGGATTTCACCATCCTGTATAAAGGAGTTCATCCATAAATTTGCAGGGCAGACGGTCGGATTTGATATTGTCGAGATAACACCGACGTATGACCATGGAATTACTGCTATCATGGGTGCAAAATTTATCATTGAGTTCATCCATTCGTACCTCAGCGGTGGTATCTGATGAACGCTTATATCACGGCATTGCTGATTACAGCGATTACAGGGGTGCTATTTTACCTGCTGTATAAGGTAAAGAAAGGAGAGGGGCAGCTTCTCATGGCATTTCTCGGTAGAATCTATGAGATAAAAAGGAGCAGGGATCGAAAGGAGCGGTTGAACATGAAGATGGCCGAGTACCGAGATCTACTGCACCTTGATGCGCCCACGATACTCGGTTTTGTCCTGACACTCACGGTCTTCACACTGATCGTTTTTGCCCTTCTCTTTAATCTCGTCTTCTTTACGGTCGTCGTATCAGGCAGTATGAGTCCGACATTTGATAGGGGAGATCTCGTGCTGATGCAGTCAATCGACAAAGATAAGATTGAGGTTGGAGATATCATCCTTTTTGATCCCCCTGAGAGCCTGACGCCTTACACTCACAGGGTTGTATCTGTAAAGGGTGGCAGGATACGAACCCAGGGTGATGCAGTGGGGGTTGCCGATCCATGGACGCTATCAACTGATGAGGTCATCGCTAAGGCGGTGATTTTCAATGGA from Candidatus Syntrophoarchaeum caldarius includes these protein-coding regions:
- a CDS encoding Eukaryotic initiation factor 5A hypusine (eIF-5A); the encoded protein is MKEQVEVRSLKKGKYIMVDDEPCVIVGLSTSKPGKHGSAKARMDVIGIFDNQKRSVVQPVTAKVYVPIVERKTGQVLSVNGNVVQLMDMGDYTTIEIETTDEMLAKIEPGKEIPYITSMGKYKIEIR
- a CDS encoding agmatinase; amino-acid sequence: MYTEPLFAASRSAYADAKVVILGMPLEKSVSFRGGCRFAPDAIRTASRNLEWYSFRYDTDLADALICDMGDLDVNLPITDLKMLVNGAIEDILRDGKLPIVMGGEHTVSSFIVPATGVDTVIIFDAHPDLRDSYGGDEYAHACTSRRIVEAIGAENVAIIGVRSGSKEEFEYAKDEKILVHSSEDLSSQGPDKIIDDLKSWIGDDKIYISIDMDVLDPSFAPAVSNPEPYGISPSCIKEFIHKFAGQTVGFDIVEITPTYDHGITAIMGAKFIIEFIHSYLSGGI
- a CDS encoding peptidase S24/S26A/S26B, conserved region, producing MNAYITALLITAITGVLFYLLYKVKKGEGQLLMAFLGRIYEIKRSRDRKERLNMKMAEYRDLLHLDAPTILGFVLTLTVFTLIVFALLFNLVFFTVVVSGSMSPTFDRGDLVLMQSIDKDKIEVGDIILFDPPESLTPYTHRVVSVKGGRIRTQGDAVGVADPWTLSTDEVIAKAVIFNGKPIVVKDVGSYFILDYTKQEQRVGGRYGGEYTFIKNLLNAVRAWGYALCIIAVMGYILLSAKEMGGKLS